Proteins encoded together in one Planctomycetia bacterium window:
- the treY gene encoding malto-oligosyltrehalose synthase, giving the protein MEESAPTMDLLEPLIDQVVQRVQARRVVPAVTYRVQFRDEWTFDDATAIVPYLHELGVSHVYASPYMRARAGSPHGYDVCDPNQLNPAFGSEESYRGFIAALRAHGMGHIVDVVPNHMAASCENPWWRDVLENGPNSPYSGYFDIDWHPVKDELENKVLLPQLGSQYGDALERGQLKIEHHEGRFEFHYFQHRLPLGPKTTIPLLTHRLEELNTALGAGSESFDEYQSIVTAIQHLPAQTSISPKATVERQREKEVIKRRLRDLEAREPKVAEFLAENVRVFNGREGEPESFEALDKLLQAQTYRLCHWRAASDEINYRRFFDINDLAALCMEKSEVFHSAHELIGKLLASGEIDGLRIDHVDGLFSPEQYLWRLQWNYLGHLLRDELGKLSAEETAALAESIAGAKQSPENETEKDAASSVEESASPALSVAVEALRQLCDRLGLRQPKESDWTAIFGRGAAEAGRDSRTASGNDLPKVADHGNLQQRLPLFVVVEKILGPHEPLPETWPVAGTTGYDFTNQLNSIFVHPQGYGSVEKHYKRFTAEERSFATIARECKRLIVRSSMSSELQMLAHRLNRISEQHRKSRDFTLNALRYALREVLACFPVYRTYPGPEGVSDRDRRFVNYAVASAKRHNRTIDPATFDFIRDVLLLRHPSGLSEEAKQAREHFAGLFQQVTSPIMAKGVEDTAFYVYFPLLSANEVGGDPASAAHGIEEFHQQNAGRRRRGLQSLLATSTHDTKRSEDVRARINVLSEMPRPWRTAVNRWNRLNRRRRTKVDGVLAPTRNDEYLFYQSLTGMWPTGGELDDATRTAVIERMQAYMEKATHESKQQTSWINPNPGYDQAVRDFVAACLTPDADNRFLPEFLALQRKIVQLGLYTALSQVALKLLSPGVPDIFQGQEVWDFSLVDPDNRRPVDYARRTQLLQKLKADFPTEVSHRAEFAASLAKNPADDRLKLFATWKLIELRRKHETLFAAGRYVPLSTSGRAAEHIVAFAWQPTSDHSAEHEAGAEDATRIVVVVPRWWGRLTEAAAIDGVVACVGQGERVWADTTVELPAGFPRTFVNHLTGRQVHAKSDLFRLKEVLDEFPIGVFVSEGA; this is encoded by the coding sequence CCGCTGATCGACCAAGTTGTTCAGCGCGTTCAGGCCCGACGGGTCGTTCCGGCCGTGACGTATCGCGTCCAGTTTCGCGACGAATGGACCTTCGACGATGCGACCGCGATCGTGCCGTATCTGCATGAGCTCGGCGTGAGCCACGTCTACGCCTCCCCTTATATGCGGGCCCGGGCCGGGAGTCCGCATGGCTACGACGTCTGCGACCCGAACCAATTGAACCCGGCGTTCGGGAGCGAAGAGTCGTATCGCGGCTTCATCGCGGCGCTCCGCGCGCATGGCATGGGGCATATCGTCGACGTCGTGCCGAACCACATGGCTGCCTCGTGCGAAAACCCTTGGTGGCGCGATGTCTTGGAGAACGGTCCCAACTCTCCTTACTCGGGCTACTTCGATATCGACTGGCATCCGGTGAAGGACGAACTCGAAAACAAAGTCCTCCTGCCGCAACTCGGCTCGCAATACGGCGACGCGCTCGAGCGCGGCCAACTGAAGATCGAACATCACGAAGGGCGCTTCGAGTTTCATTACTTTCAACATCGGTTGCCCCTCGGCCCGAAGACGACGATCCCGCTGCTGACGCATCGCCTCGAAGAGTTGAACACGGCGCTCGGCGCCGGCTCGGAGAGCTTCGACGAATACCAAAGCATCGTCACTGCGATTCAACACTTGCCGGCGCAAACTTCGATCTCGCCGAAAGCGACGGTCGAGCGGCAGCGCGAGAAGGAAGTGATTAAGCGCCGGCTGCGCGATCTCGAAGCCCGCGAGCCGAAGGTCGCGGAGTTTCTGGCGGAGAACGTCCGCGTGTTCAACGGTCGGGAAGGGGAACCGGAGTCGTTCGAGGCGCTCGACAAATTGCTGCAAGCGCAGACCTATCGGTTGTGTCATTGGCGGGCAGCGTCCGACGAAATCAACTATCGCCGCTTCTTCGACATCAACGACCTCGCGGCGCTTTGCATGGAGAAGTCCGAGGTTTTCCATTCGGCGCACGAACTTATCGGCAAGTTGCTCGCATCCGGCGAGATCGACGGCTTGCGCATCGACCATGTCGACGGGCTTTTCAGCCCCGAGCAATATCTGTGGCGGCTGCAATGGAATTATCTCGGCCATCTGCTGCGCGACGAGCTCGGCAAACTTTCCGCGGAAGAAACGGCGGCGCTCGCCGAGAGCATCGCCGGTGCGAAACAATCGCCGGAGAATGAAACCGAGAAAGATGCTGCGAGCAGCGTCGAAGAGAGTGCTTCGCCGGCGCTGAGCGTGGCCGTCGAAGCGTTGCGGCAACTTTGCGATCGGCTCGGTTTGCGACAACCGAAAGAGTCGGATTGGACGGCGATTTTCGGGCGTGGCGCGGCGGAAGCCGGCCGCGATTCACGTACTGCGAGCGGCAACGATCTTCCCAAGGTCGCGGATCACGGCAACTTGCAGCAGCGGTTGCCGTTGTTCGTCGTCGTCGAAAAAATTCTCGGCCCGCATGAGCCTTTGCCCGAGACGTGGCCCGTCGCGGGAACCACCGGCTACGACTTCACGAACCAGCTCAACAGCATCTTCGTCCACCCGCAGGGCTACGGCTCCGTCGAGAAACATTACAAGCGCTTCACCGCCGAAGAGCGCTCGTTCGCTACGATCGCGCGCGAGTGCAAACGCTTGATAGTGCGGTCATCGATGTCGAGTGAGTTGCAAATGCTCGCGCATCGTTTGAATCGCATCTCGGAGCAGCATCGCAAATCGCGCGACTTCACACTCAACGCGCTGCGCTATGCGCTGCGCGAAGTCCTCGCGTGCTTTCCGGTTTATCGGACGTATCCCGGCCCGGAAGGAGTGAGCGATCGCGATCGGCGGTTCGTGAACTATGCCGTCGCCTCGGCGAAGCGCCACAACCGCACGATCGATCCCGCCACGTTCGATTTCATCCGCGACGTCCTCTTGCTGCGCCACCCCTCGGGCCTGAGCGAAGAGGCGAAGCAAGCGCGCGAACACTTCGCCGGCTTGTTTCAACAAGTCACGAGCCCGATCATGGCGAAAGGGGTCGAAGACACGGCGTTTTACGTTTACTTCCCGTTGCTGTCGGCGAATGAGGTCGGCGGCGATCCCGCTTCCGCGGCGCACGGCATCGAAGAGTTTCATCAACAGAATGCCGGTCGCCGACGCCGCGGCTTGCAGAGCCTGCTCGCCACGAGCACGCACGACACCAAGCGCAGCGAAGACGTTCGGGCCCGCATCAACGTTCTCTCGGAGATGCCGCGCCCGTGGCGCACGGCCGTGAATCGGTGGAATCGTTTAAATCGCCGAAGGCGCACGAAGGTCGATGGGGTCCTCGCGCCGACGCGCAACGATGAATACTTGTTCTATCAAAGCCTCACCGGCATGTGGCCCACCGGCGGCGAGCTCGACGATGCGACGCGCACCGCGGTCATCGAGCGCATGCAAGCCTACATGGAAAAGGCTACGCACGAATCGAAACAGCAAACGAGCTGGATCAACCCGAACCCCGGCTACGACCAAGCGGTGCGCGATTTCGTCGCCGCTTGCTTGACCCCGGATGCCGACAATCGCTTCTTGCCGGAGTTCCTTGCGCTGCAGCGCAAGATCGTGCAACTCGGCCTCTACACGGCGCTCTCGCAAGTCGCGTTGAAGCTGCTTTCGCCCGGCGTGCCCGACATTTTCCAGGGGCAAGAGGTTTGGGATTTCAGCCTCGTCGACCCCGACAATCGCCGCCCAGTCGACTACGCCCGTCGGACGCAATTGCTGCAAAAACTGAAAGCCGACTTCCCAACCGAGGTGAGCCACCGCGCGGAGTTCGCGGCGAGTTTAGCGAAAAACCCCGCCGATGATCGGCTCAAGCTCTTCGCCACCTGGAAGCTCATCGAGCTGCGCCGCAAACACGAAACGCTCTTCGCCGCAGGGCGCTATGTTCCGCTGTCGACCTCGGGGCGCGCCGCGGAACACATCGTCGCCTTCGCTTGGCAACCGACGTCGGATCACTCCGCCGAACATGAAGCCGGGGCGGAAGATGCAACGCGCATCGTGGTCGTCGTGCCGCGCTGGTGGGGTCGACTTACCGAGGCCGCCGCGATCGACGGCGTCGTCGCCTGCGTCGGGCAAGGGGAGCGCGTCTGGGCCGACACGACGGTCGAACTCCCCGCCGGGTTTCCCCGCACGTTCGTGAATCATCTCACCGGCCGGCAAGTCCACGCGAAGTCCGATCTGTTTCGCTTGAAGGAAGTTCTCGATGAATTTCCGATCGGCGTTTTCGTGAGCGAGGGAGCATAA